CAATCACTGAATCCAACTTTAGATTACTCATACTCTTCGCAACAGCATAAAAATTTTCCTTTGTTAATGCAGTGTAGCACTCTTCGAATAACTTGACTGCAGTTTGTCTACTCTTGCCCTTTGGAACATGAATATTTCCTTTCATATGGTACAAACAGTACGAATGGTAAGCATTTTGGAAGATTTCAGGCACATGCTTCAAAAGGCTGATTCCAAGATATGATATGATGGTTAGTGGATGATCTTCACGAATAATACCCTTCAAATTGGTTAAGAACCATTGCCAACTCTCACAATTTTCACAAGGAACAATTCCAAATGCAACTGGATACATCtctacaaaaaccaaaaaacaaaaataaatgaccAAAAACTGGAATACAATTTGGCACCAGTAACTAGTGTCaacagttggatcaacagtaga
The nucleotide sequence above comes from Papaver somniferum cultivar HN1 chromosome 8, ASM357369v1, whole genome shotgun sequence. Encoded proteins:
- the LOC113302541 gene encoding uncharacterized protein LOC113302541, with product MLFIVCTFLTGKFKGGLMVACGKTDNQEMYPVAFGIVPCENCESWQWFLTNLKGIIREDHPLTIISYLGISLLKHVPEIFQNAYHSYCLYHMKGNIHVPKGKSRQTAVKLFEECYTALTKENFYAVAKSMSNLKLDSVIAWMIKIPFENWDAHAFLGERWGDNTFNIVESFNNVIKHDKPLPALELVDAKVMEQNYKRLLESNKWTTRLTPCM